From the Diospyros lotus cultivar Yz01 chromosome 13, ASM1463336v1, whole genome shotgun sequence genome, one window contains:
- the LOC127787876 gene encoding pentatricopeptide repeat-containing protein At4g20770, producing MESKAIVTHLSNILQSCIGKKDYLSGKILHGCIFRNGLFANTFLLNRLVELYSKCGRIATARHVFDKMPQRNIFSWHAMLDGYCKASKLKDAHELFAAMPERNAVSWNTMISALAQSGFEQNALHVYHKMNLEGFMPSHFTLASVLSACGALMDVECGRECHGVAVKVGLDKNMYVGNALLCMYAKGGCIRDAIRAFGDLPEPNEVSFTAMMGGLAESDRIEDAVSMFKSMLRAGISVDSISLSSVLSVCARGGNGEFGFPSQTDGFSGYMHGQQIHSLAVKLGLKGDLHLSNSLLDMYAKIGDMDSAEMIFSNLREVSVVSWNIVIGGYGQINQIEKATGYMQRMQQQGFEPDEVTYVNMLAACVKFRDIETARQIFDRMVCATLSSWNAILSGYSQNGNHKEAVRLFREMQFQGVQPDRTTLSIILSSCAGMGLMEGGKQVHAVSLRARFDNDIYVASGLIGMYSKCNKTEAAKYVFDRMPEVDIVCWNSMMTGLSVNSLDKEAFILFKEMLANGLFPTQFSYSTALCCCAKLSSLSQGRQVHARIAKDGSMNDVFVGTALVDMHSKCGDVDGARKFFDTMPYKNNVTWNEMIHGYAQNGCGDEAVILYENMIESGEEPDGITFVAVLTACSHSGLVDAGIKIFNSMQSEHGVEPLLDHYTCIIDALGRAGRFHEAEVLLDKMPYKNDRIIWEVLLSSCRVHANVSLAKKAAEELFQLDPENSTPYVLLANIYSSLGRWEEAKAIREMMNDQQVIKSPGYSWVEDKNRMQAFKVDDNIRQTVQDFGVANVG from the coding sequence ATGGAGAGCAAGGCCATCGTCACCCACTTGTCAAATATCTTGCAGTCTTGCATAGGCAAGAAAGACTACCTATCAGGCAAAATCCTCCATGGTTGTATATTCCGGAATGGCCTCTTTGCTAACACCTTCCTGTTAAACCGCCTCGTCGAACTGTATTCGAAATGTGGGCGGATAGCTACCGCTCGCCATGTCTTCGATAAAATGCCGCAAAGAAACATTTTTTCTTGGCATGCCATGTTGGATGGTTATTGTAAAGCTAGCAAGTTAAAAGACGCACATGAACTGTTTGCAGCAATGCCTGAAAGGAACGCGGTCTCATGGAACACCATGATTAGTGCTTTGGCTCAGAGTGGGTTCGAACAGAATGCTCTGCATGTTTATCATAAAATGAATCTTGAAGGTTTTATGCCTAGCCATTTTACGTTGGCTAGTGTTTTGAGTGCTTGCGGTGCATTGATGGATGTGGAGTGTGGAAGGGAGTGCCATGGTGTTGCTGTTAAAGTTGGTCTtgacaaaaatatgtatgtggGTAATGCTTTGTTGTGCATGTATGCAAAGGGTGGCTGTATAAGGGATGCAATTCGGGCTTTTGGGGACTTACCTGAACCTAACGAGGTTTCTTTTACAGCAATGATGGGAGGATTAGCAGAGAGTGATCGAATTGAGGATGCTGTTAGTATGTTTAAGTCAATGCTTAGAGCAGGGATTTCTGTTGATTCAATTTCTTTGTCAAGTGTTCTGAGTGTTTGTGCGAGAGGAGGAAATGGGGAATTTGGTTTCCCTAGTCAGACTGATGGGTTTTCAGGTTATATGCATGGACAGCAAATACACAGTCTTGCTGTTAAACTGGGCCTTAAGGGAGATCTTCACTTAAGTAATTCATTACTGGATATGTATGCAAAGATTGGGGACATGGACAGTGCTGAGATGATTTTTTCTAATTTGCGTGAAGTTAGTGTTGTTTCTTGGAACATCGTGATTGGTGGGTATGGCCAAATAAACCAAATTGAGAAGGCCACTGGCTATATGCAAAGGATGCAGCAGCAGGGGTTTGAACCTGATGAGGTCACCTATGTCAATATGCTTGCAGCATGTGTCAAATTCAGAGATATTGAAACTGCTCGTCAAATATTTGATAGAATGGTATGTGCAACCTTGAGTTCATGGAATGCTATACTCTCTGGTTATTCCCAGAATGGAAACCATAAGGAGGCAGTCAGGCTTTTCAGAGAAATGCAATTTCAAGGTGTCCAACCTGATAGGACAACTTTGTCCATAATTCTCAGCTCATGTGCAGGGATGGGACTTATGGAGGGCGGGAAGCAGGTCCATGCTGTCTCATTAAGGGCTAGGTTTGACAACGATATATATGTCGCCAGTGGACTTATTGGCATGTATTCAAAGTGCAATAAGACAGAGGcagcaaaatatgtttttgatagAATGCCTGAAGTGGATATTGTCTGTTGGAATTCTATGATGACAGGTTTATCGGTAAATTCTCTTGACAAGGAGGCATTCATTTTGTTTAAGGAAATGCTAGCAAATGGCTTGTTTCCTACCCAATTCTCTTATTCTACCGCCTTGTGTTGTTGTGCAAAACTGTCATCTTTGTCGCAAGGAAGGCAGGTTCATGCTCGGATTGCTAAGGATGGAAGTATGAATGATGTCTTTGTGGGCACTGCTCTAGTCGATATGCATTCCAAATGTGGTGATGTGGATGGTGCTAGGAAGTTTTTTGATACGATGCCCTATAAAAACAATGTTACTTGGAATGAGATGATCCATGGGTATGCACAGAATGGGTGTGGAGATGAGGCTGTTATCCTCTATGAAAACATGATTGAATCAGGTGAGGAACCTGATGGCATAACATTTGTTGCTGTTTTAACTGCTTGTAGCCATTCTGGACTGGTTGATGCCGggattaaaatattcaattcaatGCAGTCTGAGCATGGAGTGGAGCCACTTTTGGATCATTATACTTGCATCATTGATGCTCTAGGCCGTGCTGGTAGGTTCCATGAAGCTGAAGTTCTTTTAGACAAGATGCCCTATAAAAATGATCGAATTATATGGGAGGTTTTGCTTAGTTCTTGTAGAGTTCATGCCAATGTAAGCTTAGCAAAAAAAGCAGCAGAGGAACTTTTCCAGTTGGACCCAGAGAACTCTACCCCTTATGTACTTCTAGCTAATATATATTCTTCATTGGGAAGATGGGAAGAAGCAAAGGCTATTAGGGAAATGATGAATGATCAGCAGGTGATAAAAAGTCCTGGTTATAGCTGGGTTGAAGATAAGAACAGAATGCAAGCCTTCAAGGTTGATGATAATATTAGGCAGACAGTTCAGGACTTCGGAGTGGCAAATGTTGGATGA